In Dyadobacter sp. NIV53, a single window of DNA contains:
- a CDS encoding phytase — MKLYAFSTLVLISTLTILSCNNQNSDKSSENQNIKSDTATIQPLVITDSVKHDTDDPAIWLNHSDLSKSLIIGTDKNEDGALYVFDLKGKIQQDKVVRNLKRPNNVDIAYGLSLNGKPVDIAVVTERENNRIRIFSLPDMKAIDNGGIEVFKGETEQDPMGISLYTRPSDKAIFAIVGRKTGPVDGYLWQYRLQDDGKGNVKAEVVRKFGKYSAKKEIESIAVDNELGYIYYSDEQVGVRKYYADPDSSNTELALIANTNFTEDNEGISIYKTGDKTGYILVSDQGAHKFHIFTREGETGNPHQHRLIKTVKVAAQKSDGSDVTNVAISPEFPNGLFVVMSEGKVFHYYRWEDIIGKSR; from the coding sequence ATGAAATTATACGCATTCAGCACCCTTGTCCTTATTTCCACACTGACAATTTTATCCTGTAATAACCAGAATTCCGATAAATCTTCTGAAAATCAAAATATTAAAAGTGATACCGCCACAATCCAGCCGTTAGTAATAACGGATTCCGTAAAACACGATACGGATGATCCTGCAATCTGGCTCAACCATTCTGATCTGTCGAAAAGCCTTATCATCGGAACAGATAAAAATGAGGATGGTGCATTGTATGTATTCGATCTCAAAGGAAAAATACAGCAGGACAAAGTGGTCAGAAATTTAAAACGGCCAAACAATGTCGATATAGCCTATGGATTGAGCTTAAATGGAAAACCGGTTGATATTGCAGTAGTGACAGAACGTGAAAATAACAGAATACGCATTTTCAGTCTGCCGGATATGAAGGCGATTGATAATGGCGGAATAGAAGTTTTCAAGGGAGAAACGGAACAGGATCCTATGGGAATTTCTCTTTATACACGTCCGTCCGACAAAGCCATTTTTGCCATAGTCGGCCGTAAAACCGGGCCGGTTGATGGCTATTTGTGGCAATATCGTTTGCAGGATGATGGAAAAGGAAATGTAAAAGCTGAAGTTGTCCGAAAATTCGGGAAATACAGCGCAAAAAAGGAAATAGAATCCATCGCCGTAGACAATGAACTCGGTTACATTTATTATTCAGATGAACAGGTCGGCGTGCGTAAATATTATGCAGACCCGGACAGCAGCAACACGGAACTGGCGTTAATTGCCAATACCAATTTTACTGAAGACAACGAAGGAATTTCAATTTATAAAACCGGAGACAAAACCGGATACATTCTGGTGTCGGACCAGGGTGCTCACAAATTCCACATTTTTACCCGCGAAGGAGAAACGGGTAATCCGCATCAGCACAGGCTCATAAAAACAGTAAAAGTAGCCGCTCAGAAAAGTGACGGATCAGATGTAACCAACGTCGCCATCAGCCCGGAATTCCCAAATGGACTGTTTGTTGTTATGTCCGAAGGAAAAGTTTTTCATTACTACCGCTGGGAAGATATAATAGGAAAATCCAGGTGA
- a CDS encoding putative Ig domain-containing protein, which yields MSRLTCFRINFLIILLFSFCAGLSEITAGTPVSPSSNDGKIIPFVKKPVSPLVSAQPGNSAQVLNSVAITEAGGCPDVTFTPNPQYALPEAYVGQPYEVTISVGDGYQYFADNLPNGLTLNQSTGQISGSPNWADDYWITIKATKEWCDYKANYKLPVKKYCPKLTFTPGNYDGLPVGYAGQPYSAQVKVDQEGYEFYAYGLPKDLAISPDGYITGIPKYPGEYKFKVFATTKEKDHDKKGYCEGWIEYKIWIKKYCPPLTFTPGNYDGLPVGYAGQPYSAQVKVDQDGYEFYAYGLPKDLAISPDGYITGIPKYPGEYKFKVFATTKEKDHDKKGYCEGWIEYKIWIKKYCPPLTFTPGNYDGLPYGYAGQPYSAQVKVDQEGYEFYSYDLPKDLVISPDGYITGIPKYPGEYEFKVYATTKEKDHDKKGYCEGWIKYKIWIKKYCPPLTFTPGNYDGLPYGYAGQPYSAQVEVDQEGYEFYSYDLPKDLVISPDGYITGIPKYPGEYEFKVYATTKEKDHDKKGYCEGWIKYKIWIKKYCPPLTFTPGKYDGLPYGYAGQPYSAQVKVDQEGYEFYSYDLPKDLVISPDGYITGIPKYPGEYEFKVYATTKEKDHDKKGYCEGWIKYKIWIKKYCPPLTFTPGKYDGLPYGYAGQPYSAQVKVDQEGYEFYSYDLPKDLVISPDGYITGIPKYPGEYEFKVYATTKEKDHDKKGYCEGWIKYKIWIKKYCPPLTFTPGKYDGLPYGYAGQPYSAQVKVDQEGYEFYSYDLPKDLVISPDGYITGIPKYPGEYEFKVYATTKEKDHDKKGYCEGWIKYKIWIKKYCPPLTFTPGKYDGLPYGYAGQPYSAQVKVDQAGYEFYSYDLPKDLVISPDGYITGIPKYPGEYEFKVYATTKEKDHDKKGYCEGWIKYKIWIKNYCPKLTFWPASGYLPEATAGEYYEKQITVDKPGYEFYAEGLPDGLKISSSGLISGYPTKPGHYEKIIIIAKKGYCKESAYYKIKVKDYYCPKLTFWPNPYNGLPDATVWEYYEKKISVDKPGYEFYAEGLPDYLKIDKKSGKIYGIPTNDGTFYITITAKKGYCKQSAIYKLKVKSVIKSYRLAAAADAYVRDGNYSHWNFGKEKSLEVKGSKSKGKTRNTYIKFSLNGFSNISSAKLRIYGRNEDSKSGVYVVAYAVSYDGWKETEITWKNAPSGSYSIGGVVVNDKKKYYEINITDYVKSQLGDKVVSILLKDPARENKTVKFNSRENGSNKPQLIIETNKAAAATVDLVADTDETDETDETDEIKPVARMGSPEIIETEIGVDKSMIYPNPVQKRFTLQYAKQHDKKVALQMISQGGKIYPLRTPERIEAGSKSEIDISNLSLRSGIYLLRIQSASKSEVIKVLVTE from the coding sequence ATGTCTAGACTTACGTGCTTCCGAATAAACTTTTTAATTATTTTATTATTCAGTTTTTGTGCCGGCTTATCAGAAATTACGGCTGGCACACCTGTTTCTCCGTCCTCAAATGATGGTAAAATTATTCCGTTTGTTAAGAAACCGGTATCTCCGCTAGTTTCTGCACAACCTGGCAATTCTGCTCAGGTGCTTAACAGTGTGGCAATCACAGAAGCCGGCGGCTGTCCAGATGTGACTTTTACGCCAAATCCGCAATATGCCTTGCCTGAAGCTTACGTAGGACAACCTTATGAGGTAACGATCAGTGTTGGGGATGGATACCAATACTTTGCGGATAATCTGCCAAACGGTCTTACATTAAATCAAAGTACAGGCCAGATAAGCGGCAGTCCTAATTGGGCCGATGATTATTGGATAACAATTAAAGCCACTAAGGAATGGTGTGATTATAAAGCTAATTATAAGCTTCCTGTTAAAAAGTACTGCCCGAAACTGACGTTCACGCCAGGTAATTACGACGGTTTGCCTGTTGGCTACGCAGGACAACCCTATTCGGCACAGGTCAAGGTAGACCAGGAAGGTTATGAATTTTATGCCTATGGCCTGCCAAAAGACCTGGCGATCAGCCCTGATGGCTACATCACCGGTATCCCCAAATATCCGGGCGAATACAAGTTTAAGGTCTTTGCCACTACCAAAGAAAAGGACCATGACAAAAAAGGGTATTGCGAGGGATGGATCGAGTATAAAATCTGGATCAAAAAGTACTGTCCGCCGCTGACCTTCACGCCTGGTAATTATGACGGCCTGCCTGTTGGCTACGCAGGACAACCCTATTCGGCACAGGTCAAGGTGGACCAGGATGGTTATGAATTTTATGCCTATGGCCTGCCAAAAGACCTGGCGATCAGCCCTGATGGTTACATCACCGGTATCCCCAAATATCCGGGCGAATACAAGTTTAAGGTCTTTGCCACTACCAAAGAAAAGGACCATGACAAAAAAGGGTATTGCGAGGGATGGATCGAGTACAAAATCTGGATCAAAAAGTACTGTCCGCCGCTGACCTTCACGCCTGGTAATTATGACGGCCTGCCTTACGGCTACGCAGGACAACCTTATTCGGCACAGGTCAAGGTGGATCAGGAAGGTTATGAATTCTATTCCTACGACCTGCCAAAAGACCTGGTGATCAGCCCTGATGGTTACATCACCGGTATCCCCAAATATCCGGGCGAATACGAGTTTAAGGTCTATGCCACTACCAAAGAAAAGGACCATGACAAAAAAGGGTATTGCGAGGGATGGATCAAGTACAAGATCTGGATTAAAAAGTACTGTCCGCCGCTGACCTTCACGCCTGGTAATTATGACGGTCTGCCTTACGGCTACGCAGGACAACCTTATTCGGCACAGGTCGAGGTGGATCAGGAAGGTTATGAATTCTATTCCTACGACCTGCCAAAAGACCTGGTGATCAGCCCTGATGGTTACATCACCGGTATCCCCAAATATCCGGGCGAATACGAGTTTAAGGTCTATGCCACTACCAAAGAAAAGGACCATGACAAAAAAGGGTATTGCGAGGGATGGATCAAGTACAAGATCTGGATTAAAAAGTACTGTCCGCCACTTACCTTTACGCCTGGCAAGTACGACGGTCTGCCTTACGGCTACGCAGGACAACCTTATTCAGCACAGGTCAAGGTGGATCAGGAAGGTTATGAATTCTATTCCTACGACCTGCCAAAAGACCTGGTGATCAGCCCTGATGGTTACATCACCGGTATCCCCAAATATCCGGGCGAATACGAGTTTAAGGTCTATGCCACTACCAAAGAAAAGGACCATGACAAAAAAGGGTATTGCGAGGGATGGATCAAGTACAAGATCTGGATTAAAAAGTACTGTCCGCCACTTACCTTTACGCCTGGCAAGTACGACGGTCTGCCTTACGGCTACGCAGGACAACCTTATTCGGCACAGGTCAAGGTGGATCAGGAAGGTTATGAATTCTATTCCTACGACCTGCCAAAAGACCTGGTGATCAGCCCTGATGGTTACATCACCGGTATCCCCAAATATCCGGGCGAATACGAGTTTAAGGTCTATGCCACTACCAAAGAAAAGGACCATGACAAAAAAGGGTATTGCGAGGGATGGATCAAGTACAAGATCTGGATTAAAAAGTACTGTCCGCCGCTGACCTTCACGCCTGGCAAGTACGACGGCCTGCCTTACGGCTACGCAGGACAACCTTATTCGGCACAGGTCAAGGTGGATCAGGAAGGTTATGAATTCTATTCCTACGACCTGCCAAAAGACCTGGTGATCAGCCCTGATGGCTACATTACCGGTATCCCCAAATATCCGGGCGAATACGAGTTTAAGGTCTATGCCACTACCAAAGAAAAAGACCATGACAAAAAAGGGTATTGCGAGGGATGGATCAAGTACAAGATCTGGATCAAAAAGTACTGTCCGCCGCTGACCTTCACGCCTGGCAAGTATGACGGTCTGCCTTACGGCTACGCAGGACAACCTTATTCGGCACAGGTCAAGGTGGATCAGGCTGGTTATGAATTCTATTCCTACGACCTGCCAAAAGACCTGGTGATCAGCCCTGATGGCTACATTACCGGTATCCCCAAATATCCGGGCGAATACGAGTTTAAGGTCTATGCCACTACCAAAGAAAAGGACCATGACAAAAAAGGGTATTGCGAGGGATGGATCAAGTACAAAATCTGGATCAAAAATTACTGTCCAAAACTTACTTTCTGGCCTGCTTCCGGCTATTTACCAGAAGCCACAGCCGGGGAATACTATGAAAAACAGATCACTGTTGACAAACCAGGCTATGAATTCTACGCAGAAGGTCTGCCAGATGGCCTTAAAATCAGCAGTTCAGGTCTCATCAGTGGTTATCCTACTAAGCCTGGCCATTATGAGAAGATAATTATCATAGCCAAAAAAGGATACTGTAAGGAATCAGCTTACTACAAAATCAAGGTCAAAGATTACTATTGTCCAAAGCTGACTTTCTGGCCTAATCCTTACAATGGATTGCCTGATGCAACCGTTTGGGAATACTATGAAAAGAAAATCTCTGTTGATAAACCTGGTTATGAATTCTACGCAGAAGGCCTGCCGGATTATCTTAAAATTGACAAAAAATCAGGTAAGATCTACGGTATCCCTACAAATGATGGTACTTTTTACATAACCATCACAGCCAAAAAAGGATACTGCAAGCAAAGTGCTATCTACAAGCTTAAGGTTAAATCGGTCATCAAGTCTTACCGCTTAGCCGCAGCTGCCGATGCTTACGTACGTGATGGCAACTATTCCCACTGGAATTTTGGCAAGGAGAAATCACTGGAAGTGAAAGGATCTAAGTCTAAGGGCAAAACCCGTAATACTTACATCAAGTTCTCTCTGAATGGTTTCAGTAACATAAGTTCGGCCAAGCTAAGGATTTATGGCAGAAACGAGGATAGCAAATCTGGTGTTTATGTGGTGGCTTACGCTGTCAGCTATGACGGTTGGAAAGAAACCGAAATTACCTGGAAAAATGCTCCATCGGGCTCATATTCTATTGGCGGGGTTGTGGTAAATGATAAGAAGAAGTATTATGAGATCAATATCACCGACTATGTGAAGTCTCAGCTTGGCGACAAAGTTGTAAGCATTTTGCTTAAAGATCCTGCCAGAGAGAACAAAACTGTTAAATTTAACAGCAGGGAAAACGGTTCTAACAAGCCGCAGCTGATCATCGAAACAAATAAAGCTGCAGCTGCAACTGTGGATCTTGTAGCCGATACTGATGAGACCGACGAAACTGATGAAACAGATGAAATTAAACCTGTGGCTCGTATGGGCAGTCCTGAAATTATTGAAACAGAAATAGGCGTGGATAAATCTATGATCTATCCTAACCCTGTTCAAAAACGTTTCACATTACAGTACGCTAAACAACACGATAAAAAGGTTGCTCTTCAAATGATCAGTCAGGGAGGTAAAATCTATCCTTTGCGCACACCTGAGCGAATAGAAGCAGGATCAAAATCAGAGATTGACATTTCCAACCTGTCTCTGAGAAGTGGAATTTATCTACTTCGAATACAATCCGCTTCCAAGTCAGAAGTGATCAAAGTACTGGTTACTGAATAA